A single window of Nicotiana sylvestris chromosome 3, ASM39365v2, whole genome shotgun sequence DNA harbors:
- the LOC104248403 gene encoding RNA-binding KH domain-containing protein RCF3: MDRSRSKRYYYDQDYDPENNLPRTKQRYNNNPHANNHHYAPTHHRRSLTGGGGGGGRKMQDPSLMVTTSYRILCHDVKAGGVIGKSGSIIKAIRQHTGAWVNVHELIPGDDERIIEISDTRRRDPDGRMPAFSPAQEALLLIHERILDSDGGYSGGGGVEVEEEFRMRGLSGNNRAVTRLVVSRMHVGCLLGKGGKIIEQMRMETKTHIRILPRDHTLPRCVSMSEEIVQVVGEMNAVKKAIEIISSRLRESQHRDRSHFPGRLHSPERFIPPDDEFIPHMNNTTRRASENGSSFGSRLPAGMSSGRSNNYPSSSSGYAIESGNAPGNENGQVMYVEDLVFRILCPVDKVDTVAGESDGIIELLQNEIGVDVKILNPVASSNEQVIIIMSDEGPDDELFPAQEALLHIQTRIVDLVPEKENVITTRLVVQTDEVECLGGRDGPLSDMQKITGATVQILPKEELPPCVSGTDEIIQIVGEIKAAREALVEVTSRLRSYTYREFFQKDIPSPAVPASSPARSNIGADKSSVNNTSPSQQNYNVNDVQTSIYQNAPAKLMTQPVKETGASASEIAKQNENERREDIPSGLNRMHVPLVTRSTLEVVIPPHAVPKLITKSRNKLAQISELSGANVKLIEDRPEETEKIIQISGTPEQAERAQSLLQGFILSTLEDGP; this comes from the exons ATGGACAGATCAAGATCTAAGAGATACTATTACGACCAAGACTACGATCCCGAGAACAACTTACCCAGGACTAAACAGAGGTACAACAACAATCCTCATGCTAATAATCACCATTATGCTCCTACTCACCACCGCCGTTCCCTCACCGGAGGCGGCGGAGGAGGAGGCCGGAAAATGCAGGACCCTTCGTTAATGGTTACTACTAGTTATCGGATTTTGTGCCACGATGTTAAGGCGGGTGGTGTTATTGGGAAATCAGGTAGCATTATTAAGGCGATTAGGCAACATACTGGGGCGTGGGTGAATGTGCATGAACTGATACCGGGAGACGATGAACGGATCATTGAGATTTCGGATACTCGGAGGCGGGACCCGGACGGTAGAATGCCGGCATTTTCGCCAGCTCAGGAAGCGTTGCTGTTGATACATGAGAGGATTTTGGATAGTGATGGAGGCTACAGTGGTGGTGGTGGGGTTGAAGTGGAAGAGGAGTTTAGGATGAGGGGCCTTAGTGGGAATAATCGTGCCGTGACGAGGCTTGTGGTGTCAAGAATGCATGTGGGGTGTTTGCTTGGGAAAGGAGGAAAAATTATTGAGCAAATGAGGATGGAGACTAAGACTCATATTAGAATTTTGCCCAGAGATCACACTTTGCCTCGTTGCGTTTCAATGTCAGAGGAGATTGTTCAG GTAGTTGGGGAAATGAATGCTGTGAAAAAGGCCATAGAAATTATCTCCTCACGCTTGAGGGAGAGCCAGCATCGTGATCGTAGTCACTTTCCTGGTCGGCTACATTCTCCTGAGCGGTTCATTCCTCCTGATGACGAATTTATTCCTCACATGAACAATACAACCCGCAGGGCGTCTGAAAATGGGTCTAGTTTTGGATCAAGGCTACCTGCTGGTATGAGTAGTGGTCGAAGCAACAACTATCCCTCATCCTCGTCTGGATATGCCATTGAATCTGGAAACGCTCCTGGCAATGAGAATGGGCAGGTCATGTATGTCGAAGATCTTGTGTTCCGAATTCTATGTCCAGTTGACAAGGTTGATACTGTTGCTGGAGAATCAGATGGAATTATAGAGTTGCTTCAGAATGAGATTGGCGTGGATGTCAAGATTTTGAATCCTGTTGCCAGCTCAAACGAACAGGTCATAATCATTATGTCTGATGAG GGTCCAGATGATGAGCTGTTTCCTGCTCAGGAAGCTCTTTTGCATATACAAACCCGCATTGTTGATCTTGTTCCAGAGAAGGAAAATGTTATTACAACTCGTTTAGTTGTGCAAACAGATGAAGTTGAATGCTTAGGAGGAAGAGATGGACCATTATCTGACATGCAGAAAATAACTGGTGCTACTGTCCAGATTCTACCAAAGGAAGAACTTCCACCATGTGTGTCAGGGACTGACGAAATTATACAG ATTGTTGGAGAGATAAAAGCAGCTAGAGAAGCACTTGTTGAAGTGACATCGAGGCTTCGGAGTTACACTTATCGGGAGTTCTTTCAAAAGGATATACCCTCACCAGCAGTACCTGCATCAAGCCCAGCTAGGAGTAATATTGGAGCAGACAAAAGTTCCGTCAACAACACATCTCCTTCTCAACAAAACTACAATGTGAACGATGTTCAAACTTCAATCTATCAAAATGCACCAGCCAAACTGATGACACAGCCAGTAAAA GAAACTGGGGCATCTGCCAGTGAAATAGCCAAGCAAAATGAAAATGAGCGTCGTGAAGATATTCCAAGCGGATTGAATAG AATGCATGTACCATTGGTCACAAGAAGTACATTGGAAGTTGTCATACCTCCACACGCAGTGCCCAAACTGATAACAAAATCAAGAAATAAGCTTGCTCAGATTAGCGAG TTGTCAGGAGCAAATGTTAAATTGATTGAGGATAGACCTGAGGAAACAGAGAAGATCATACAAATATCAGGCACTCCGGAGCAAGCGGAGAGAGCTCAAAGCCTGCTTCAAGGGTTTATTTTAAGTA CCCTAGAAGATGGCCCCTGA